The Deltaproteobacteria bacterium sequence GAAGCAGCCTGCTCAGGTAGTGCGCCCAGGGCCCGCCGCGGAATAAGCCCCCAAGCCGCTGCGTGAGCGGCGGAGGGCCCGTCACGTCGCGCGGTCGGGTCACGGACGGCGGGGCGCGCGCCGGCCCTGCTGCATTTCTCGCCCAACAATCGATGACCGAATCGCTCGGCGCTCCGCCGGCACGCCATACGCCACGACAACTTCAGATAAAAATTGACCACGGTCAAATCCATTGACACGACGCACCGGAGGGCGCTTAGGTGGGCCAAACAACGACGAGTGCTACATGCGCGCCCATGGTGGGTCGCGGGCATTTCATCGGGCCGAGGGGGAAGGAGGAGTGAATCATGCGTGTGAGAACGTGCGCGGTGTGGGTGGCGCTGCTGGCAGGCTGCGGCGCGCAGGAGCAGGTGGAGCGACCCGCTCCCATCGTGGGAAGCAAGGCGTCGAGCCTGGTGAGTACCTTCCTCAACGACTATCTCGAGATTGACGAGACGACCGCCGGCGGGGACGCGAACCTGATCCTCAACGGCACGAACCAGAAGCCGCAGCCCGTCAACCCGGCCACCACGCCGACCTGGACTGACTGGACCAACGTCAACACCGCGGGGCATCGTTTCCTCGACGTCTCGGACCCCGACACCTCCTCGTTCCCGCGCTCCATCGGCTGCGTCGGCAGCTCGAAGGTGCTGAGCAAGATGGACCTGACCTACGTTGGTCTGGCCAACAACCAGGACTACGCCTACTTCGCCGTGCAACGCGCGAACAACAACGGCGACGCGGGCTACTACTGGCTCATGACCAAGAAGGCCCCTTCGATGCAGGGGCCCGTCGCGCCGTGCAAGGAGGGCGAGTCGCTCCTTCAATACGAGATCGGCCCGAACGACGTGCTCCTCGCTGGGCACTTCCAGCCGAGCGCGAGCCCCTTGCTGCGGGTCTTCGTGGCGCAGAAGGCCGCCACGCTTGATGCCATCGCGGCCATCGACTTCACCGACACCTCGCTCTGGAAGGAGGAGAGCTCGGCCATCGCGGCGGTGGCGGTGAACCGCACGAACACGCCTCCCGGCACGTGGGGGAGCGCGGGCGTCGCCAAGCAGGCTCTGGCCCCGAACGGAGACCTCACCCCCGAGCTGTTCGCCGAGGCGGCGCTCAAGACGTCGATCTTCACCGGTGGTTCGATCTGCGGGGCGAAGTTTTTCGGCACGGTGATCACGCGCTCCTCGGGCTCCGGCGGGACCTCTCCCGACCTGAAAGACTTCTTCGGGCCCGAGGAGTTCAGCTTCGGCAGCGTGAGCGCGAAGGCCGCGTTGACCCCGAGCTGCGGGCTGAGCGTCGGCTTCAGCGCGACGGCCACCGGCATCGACGGCGCGCCGCTGAGCAACGCGATCTGCACCTGGTCCTTCACCGACGGCAACGGAGCCACTGTGGGCAGCTCCGCAAACTGCAGCGGCAGCTTCGCGCCCGCGGCGAGCGGCACGTTCAAGGGGACGGTCACGGTCAAGGACCCGGGCTCGAACTGCTCGGACACCATCACCACTGCCGAGGCCAATGCGTACCCCGAGCTCGTGGTCCAGCCCGTGCTGGCGGCGACCTGCGCGAGCTCGTACACCTACGACGCCGTCGTCACCGGCGGCAGCAACCCGGCCGGCGTGACCTACGCCTGGAGCTTCCCGGGGGACACGCTGCCGACCTCGTCGACCACGAAGAGCGGCGCGGTGAACGTGGGGTCGCCGGGCACCGAGTACGAGGCGCTCGTCACCGTCACCGATCCGCGCACCGACGTCGCGTGCACGGCGGGGGGCAAGGCCAAGGTCCGGCCCCTCGCGCCGCTGGCGATCAACCTCAAGCCCTCCGCGGCGCCGCTGACCTGCGACACGAGCCTCTCGAGCGACGCCGCCACCTACGTGGCGTACCCGTCGGGCGGCAACGGTAGCTACGCCGTCGTCTGGTCGGGCGGCGGGTGCGCGCCGGGCACGAGCTGCACCATCGACCCGGCGGACAACGTCTTCTGCACGGCGGTCCCGGTGAGCGCGAGCGTCTCCGACACGAGCGGCCTCT is a genomic window containing:
- a CDS encoding PKD domain-containing protein, translating into MRVRTCAVWVALLAGCGAQEQVERPAPIVGSKASSLVSTFLNDYLEIDETTAGGDANLILNGTNQKPQPVNPATTPTWTDWTNVNTAGHRFLDVSDPDTSSFPRSIGCVGSSKVLSKMDLTYVGLANNQDYAYFAVQRANNNGDAGYYWLMTKKAPSMQGPVAPCKEGESLLQYEIGPNDVLLAGHFQPSASPLLRVFVAQKAATLDAIAAIDFTDTSLWKEESSAIAAVAVNRTNTPPGTWGSAGVAKQALAPNGDLTPELFAEAALKTSIFTGGSICGAKFFGTVITRSSGSGGTSPDLKDFFGPEEFSFGSVSAKAALTPSCGLSVGFSATATGIDGAPLSNAICTWSFTDGNGATVGSSANCSGSFAPAASGTFKGTVTVKDPGSNCSDTITTAEANAYPELVVQPVLAATCASSYTYDAVVTGGSNPAGVTYAWSFPGDTLPTSSTTKSGAVNVGSPGTEYEALVTVTDPRTDVACTAGGKAKVRPLAPLAINLKPSAAPLTCDTSLSSDAATYVAYPSGGNGSYAVVWSGGGCAPGTSCTIDPADNVFCTAVPVSASVSDTSGLCPSATSETELYTKTTTITVTNN